The following proteins come from a genomic window of Malus domestica chromosome 02, GDT2T_hap1:
- the LOC103406833 gene encoding haloacid dehalogenase-like hydrolase domain-containing protein Sgpp isoform X2 → MYVGSFFIRKMCTKRCKSSLAFLAPLEAILFDIDGTLCDSDPLHYHAFREMLQEVGYNGGVPITEEFYSEHISGKNNEYLCGTIFPDWEIKRARKFLEDKEAFFRRLASEELEPVKGLDKLCKWIEKQGLRRAAVTNSPRASGELMISSLGLTDFFEILVIGNECDRAKPFPDPYLKALETLEVSHEHTFIFEDSVSGTTAGVAAGMPVVGIATRNPGTSLINAGVSFVIKDFEDTKLWEALEKLEKKPEATAEATPEAITVAIATPTPSNI, encoded by the exons ATGTATGTGGGCTCCTTCTTTATTAGAAAGATGTGTACAAAAAGATG CAAATCCTCCCTGGCTTTTCTCGCTCCTCTTGAAGCAATTCTGTTTGATATCGATGGAACATTGTGTGATTCAGATCCCCTCCATTACCATGCTTTCCGTGAAATGCTTCAAGAA GTAGGCTATAATGGAGGGGTTCCTATCACTGAGGAATTCTACAGTGAACATATTAGTGGAAAGAACAATGAGTATCTTTGCGGTACCATCTTTCCCGATTGGGAAATCAAAAGGGCAAGAAAATTCTTGGAAGATAAGGAAGCCTTTTTCCGAAG ATTGGCATCTGAAGAATTGGAACCTGTCAAGGGCCTTGACAAGTTGTGCAAATGGATTGAAAAGCAAGGCTTGAGACGGGCCGCAGTGACAAATTCTCCACGAGCAAGTGGGGAGCTAATGATATCATCATTAGGGCTCACAGACTTCTTTGAAATTCTCGTTATTGGAAATGAATGTGATCGAGCAAAACCATTTCCAGACCCTTATTTGAAGGCTCTTGAAACACTTGAAGTGTCACATGAGCATACTTTTATCTTTGAG gattccgTTTCAGGAACGACAGCTGGAGTAGCAGCTGGAATGCCAGTTGTTGGTATAGCTACAAGGAATCCTGGGACGTCATTGATTAACGCTGGAGTCTCCTTCGTTATTAAAGATTTTGAGGACACGAAATTGTGGGAAGCACTGGAAAAGTTGGAGAAGAAGCCCGAGGCAACGGCAGAGGCAACACCAGAGGCAATAACAGTTGCAATTGCAACTCCAACTCCCAGTAATATATAA
- the LOC103406833 gene encoding haloacid dehalogenase-like hydrolase domain-containing protein Sgpp isoform X1: MIEFAEDYISQKLITEGINSASEIPSFLVSSFYTSSSRMSNISSNSLPAVDDSKSSLAFLAPLEAILFDIDGTLCDSDPLHYHAFREMLQEVGYNGGVPITEEFYSEHISGKNNEYLCGTIFPDWEIKRARKFLEDKEAFFRRLASEELEPVKGLDKLCKWIEKQGLRRAAVTNSPRASGELMISSLGLTDFFEILVIGNECDRAKPFPDPYLKALETLEVSHEHTFIFEDSVSGTTAGVAAGMPVVGIATRNPGTSLINAGVSFVIKDFEDTKLWEALEKLEKKPEATAEATPEAITVAIATPTPSNI; encoded by the exons ATGATAGAATTTGCAGAAGACTATATCAGCCAAAAGCTCATCACAGAAGGAATTAACTCAGCTTCTGAAATACCTTCCTTTCTTGTATCCAGTTTTTACACCAGCAGCAGCAGGATGTCAAATATTTCATCAAATTctctcccagctgttgatgacag CAAATCCTCCCTGGCTTTTCTCGCTCCTCTTGAAGCAATTCTGTTTGATATCGATGGAACATTGTGTGATTCAGATCCCCTCCATTACCATGCTTTCCGTGAAATGCTTCAAGAA GTAGGCTATAATGGAGGGGTTCCTATCACTGAGGAATTCTACAGTGAACATATTAGTGGAAAGAACAATGAGTATCTTTGCGGTACCATCTTTCCCGATTGGGAAATCAAAAGGGCAAGAAAATTCTTGGAAGATAAGGAAGCCTTTTTCCGAAG ATTGGCATCTGAAGAATTGGAACCTGTCAAGGGCCTTGACAAGTTGTGCAAATGGATTGAAAAGCAAGGCTTGAGACGGGCCGCAGTGACAAATTCTCCACGAGCAAGTGGGGAGCTAATGATATCATCATTAGGGCTCACAGACTTCTTTGAAATTCTCGTTATTGGAAATGAATGTGATCGAGCAAAACCATTTCCAGACCCTTATTTGAAGGCTCTTGAAACACTTGAAGTGTCACATGAGCATACTTTTATCTTTGAG gattccgTTTCAGGAACGACAGCTGGAGTAGCAGCTGGAATGCCAGTTGTTGGTATAGCTACAAGGAATCCTGGGACGTCATTGATTAACGCTGGAGTCTCCTTCGTTATTAAAGATTTTGAGGACACGAAATTGTGGGAAGCACTGGAAAAGTTGGAGAAGAAGCCCGAGGCAACGGCAGAGGCAACACCAGAGGCAATAACAGTTGCAATTGCAACTCCAACTCCCAGTAATATATAA